TTCACACACGGGGGACCAGAGACCCGGCGGCCGAACAGCCCACGGGCCTGGACTGGGCCTCTGCTGAGGGGCGCGTGACGGGGACGTGGGCGGCCGGGGGGGCCGGGCCCGGGGATCCCTGACGGCTGGGGCCCGGCCGGCGGCTCAGACGGCGCCGGAGAAACGTGCTGCCTGCAGCCTGACAGCCGTGTACGCTGCGAGGTTCTCTCTGGGACGCCAGTGCGCGCGGGATCCGTGGCGCGCCGCTCACTGTGCAGCGAGGTGCGCGCGCGTCGCTCAGAACCTTGTTTCGGTTAGTAAATCCCAGCTCTGCGCGTGTTCCCCTTTCAAGGAACATAACGCATCTTAAGCGCGTGGTTAAGTCTGGCCTTTAATTACCGTTAAAATCGGCGCTTCTGAAGGGAAGAAGCGGCTGTCACCATGTTAGCGTGTAGACTAAGTCCCACGGTCAAGGACTGAAGAGAGAAGGGCGTACCTGTCGCTCAGCCAGAGAAATCCCCACCGTCTCAAAGAACTGCTCCACGTAGGACACGACGGCACCGAACACAGCAGGGCTCCTGGGACCACCGGCCGCCTGCGACAAGTCACCCAGAGGAGGCTCTTGAAAGGCAGGAGCACCAACCCCGGGCAGGTCGGCCCCCGGCGGGCACGGACGCAGCCCCGCGAAGCCGGCGCTCCCGCCCGCGGCTGGGGCCTGCGCTCCGAGCGCCTGTGCTGGCACCGAGcccccgggcggcggcggcggcagcaggtGGCCTTCGGGGCGCCCCTGGGTCCTGGGCGTCTGCGAGGAGCCTGGCGCCAGGGCCGGGCAGGGCTAGGGGGGCAGTCGGGGCCCCCACCCGGCTTCCTTCCCCATCTCACGTCTGTGTGACAAGCTCGGACTCCCCGAGCGCCTGTGTCCACGTGCCGGGCCTCCCCACGGCCCCCAGCTCTACTGACCCGGGCTCAGGACGGGGCCACACGCAGGGGTGGCCCGGAGGCCGCCGGCTCTGGGAGCTGGGCGGCCCCAGGGGCTGGCGAGGCGGCGTCTGCTCTGTCCTCAGAACTGTCCCCACGTCCCGGGAGTTACCTTGGCGGCCGCCTTCAGCTGTCTGTTCCCGTGGTGAGCCAGGTCCGTGACGGCGTCCACTGCCCCCGGCGTGTTGAAGTCGTCCGCCAGTGCCGCCTGCACGGCCCCCTTGGTGCGGCCCAGCCTTTGGGGAGGCGAGCAGATGGGGCCGCTCCAGAGACCCGGCCGGGTGGCAGGAGCCGCAGCGCTGGCCGGGCCCCCGGGACAGACGCCCCCGGGGCTCCACCCTCGGGCTCCCGGCTCGGCGCCCGCCCCCGGGGCAGCCCTTCCAGCTCCTTCCCTCTGCCGTCAGGCCCCCTCAGGAGCCGGCTGCCGCGACGCTCGACCCCCCCGGCCCCTGGCAAGGGAACTGAGGTCACCGTCACcgcctccctgcctgcctccttACTCGTCCCCAGCGGCACCGTCAGGTCCCCTTCGAGCCACCCCTCGCTCACACGCTGTCCTGCATGCCTGCCGGCCAGTCGCCGGCCCCTCCGAGGCCCGGCCACCGTATTGATTCCCTGCTGCCCCTCGTCCCAgaccttccccacctcctccggGTGCCCTgctctccaggcagaggaaagggtTGGGCAAAGCCCCCGAGCCTGGGCCCGAGTGACCACGGGGAGAAACGGACCTTTGCTGCCTGGGCTCCTGCGACCCAGCGCTGTCTGTCACCCAGCGCGAGCTGACCTCTCCTGACCGGCGCGCGGACGCTTCCCTGCACGCCTGCAGCGCTGCCGGTCCTGCCCTGGCACCCTGCCTGGCACCCGCCGTCGGGAGGGTGGCCGAGTGACCGACGGCTCCCAGCCGCACGAGGCCCAGCTGCCCGGCCCCAGGGCTTGGGCTTCGTCCTGGGCTCCACTGCTGTGACCCACAGGCAGCTCCTGCCTGTCTCCTTCGGATGCCCTCTTCCCGACCGGCCCCGAAGGAGCCCCGGGCCCTCTACTCCTCCAGGGGATCCCTGGGTGGCGGGGCACGCAGACCCCGCCCACCGTCAGCCTCCGGGGACCCCCGATGACCCTGCCCTCCTCATCTCCCTCTGGTATCCCCCGAGGCTCTGTCCGTCTTCCCAGTTTCTCACTGTCTCTGAAGCCAATCTCAAACCTCCCTCGCCTTTTTTTGGATGCAGTAAAACACAGACACGTCGAGCCATTTACCGAGCAACAGGACTGGAAACACTGTGGCCACGTCCGGGGTGGGCTCCGTCCTCCCGCCCGCGCCCCTGCTCCGTTCACTTCCCGGGGCCCCTTGCTGTGCTCCCACCTCTGCAGGCACGGCCGGCCTGCGGTCACGAcccccggggggcggggggcacacgCTGGGCTTCCGGACGCGCCCGTCAACCCGTCACCGCGACCCGGGGCCCCCCTCCTTCCTTCAACAGCTCGCTCGTCCGCCCACCTGACCCACTTCTGTCGACCACGCCATCCACGAGGTTCCTGACGCTCCCACGCGACCGTGGGCCGTGCAGGCCTCCCCGAAGGCAGGGTCCCTGCCCCTCCCGTGGCGGGCCCGGGGctcccaccagccccacccccgtGTCCACAGCGCCCCCTCGGGTGGCCCCGAGCAGCACCCACCTCTCCCACAGCACGTCCTCCTGGACGGGGCCGCCCGCCAGCTGCCCCCTCATGTAGGCCCGAGCGTCCTCCACGAAGGCGGCCACGGCACGGAGCAGACGCCTGGCCTCGAGCATGGCGCCGTCGCTGTAGTCCATGGCTGCGGGGAGGGAGTCCCGTCACCCGGGAGCCTCGAGCGCCCACAGACTGCCAGGCTCTGTCCTGACCGCGGGCAGGAAACGTGGACACCCCTCCCCACGTGGGTGGCCGAGGGCTCATTTCCCGCTGACAGACAGAtgtacagacagacagacggccCTGGAAAGCGGGGGCCCCGCCGGGTGCCTGAGCGCCTCTGGGGAGGCCAGCCGACTGGTGCCACGAGGACTCGGGCTCCGTGTTCCCGGAGGGGCAGGGAGACCCGGCCATCACCCCGCCTGCGAGTGTGCGGGGACAGATCAGGGACACTCGCCGCGCCCGGGCGGCCCCAGGTCTCTGGACAGGGGTCCAGCCAGCGGGGAGTGCCGGGGTCCCCAGACTCGCCTCCTGGCCCAGGGGAGGGGCGGTGCCATGCTGAGGGCTCCCGGCTCCGGCCCTGTGCCAGGACGGCTCACGAAGCCGGGGGGCAGGTGCCGCGGGCTCAGGCTCTCCAGGCCCCGCGGAGCGCTGGACACCCGAGTCCCACGGCTCCGGGGTCCCCTGGCCGAGCGCTGGGACCATGCTCCCCGGAGCATCCTCGGGCTTCCGTTCAGAACCCAACCTCAGGGCACGAGGGCCACACCCCAACAGGACGGGGCGCACCCCACCGGATTTCGGGGTCCCCAGAGGTCCTCAGAGGCTCCCCGGGGCCACACGTGAGGGGCACCCAGGCCTCCCTGCCAGCTCACCTGACCTGTAGCTGCTCCGCAGGCAGAAGAGCCGGAACACGTCTGGGGAGGCCGTGCTGAGGAAGTCCTGCAGGGGGCCGGGGCCGGGAGAGACGGGAGCCACTAACCCCCAGGCACACACAGCGCTCCTCCAGCCCCCAGCGTAGACACCTGGACCGCCCCCCGCCGAGCAGTCGCGGGGTGTTCGCCCCACGAGCCTGCGGCCGCGTCACCTGCACACGGCCTGTACTGTCGCTCATCTGACGTGAGCTGCGGGGCTCCGACCCACGGCTGGATGCTGTTAGAGCGCTCACTCGAGGGAGGGAGGCCACGGACTCCTGCATCTCGATACAGTCAGCCCCTGTCAGACGCCTACAGATCTCATTCCGTGTGTTTAAAAACGTTAAGTTCTAAGGACGCGGCCACAGATTTCGCCAGGCCAACAACAGGATCGACAGGGAGAAAGGTGAAGAGCCCCGTCCAACCCGCCCTTCATCAGTAAGAGACCCGGTACTTCAGCGTCCGTGTCCGTCTCCTGGTGCCCCTTCCCAGAGTGTGACAAAGGAGTATTTCTTCGTCCCGTAATTCCCCAAACCAGCCAACTAACTTGAGACCCCGTCCCGCAGCGTGCGTGTTAATTCTCGCATTTGTGCAGTCACGTGCCCCCGGGTTCTCACCTGTCACTTCCCCTTTAAATCTGCAAGCAGCAGCGTGGAGACGGAGCCCCTGCACTGTGACGTAGCTACTACACCACGAACGGCACAGGCAGATAAATAACCAGCGCTGTGCCTACGGAGCGTCACTTACAGAACGCTAAGATGCGGATGTGTCATGACTGCAGTGTGTCTATAATGGTGACAGAAAGACGAGGCTTAGGGAACCAAACGCCAAACACCCAAGGCCACCCTGCAGCCCCGCATCCTGTGCCTTCTCTGCAAGTCGTCCCGTGTCCCGTCGGCCGTCACCCCAGCCACTCTGACGGCGCTTCCCTGACCTGCCAGGGTCTCGTGATAACCGGCTGTGCTCGGCGGGACCCCAGTAAACATGCAGCTCAGCTGGCGTGGGGTTACACCGGGGACAGAGGCCGAACGCCGGGCACTCGGAGGGCCTTTAGCCACCCTCTgacttttccctctcctttttgaattatttctttaggTTTCCTTCCCCACCGAAGCATGGACTCAACTGCTTCACAACTTGTTACAAGTCCTCTCCTGTCTCTGACAATGTTGCAGGAGGCCTGTTCCCAGTGGACACGCTTGCCTTAGGTgaggatttgtttttgtaaattgttGTCTGTTTAGCTTTTTATAAATCGCAGCCAGACGCTTGGTATGTACGGCTGTGGAGCTGTTTGGGCAGAAGCAAAGCTGTGCATCTCCGCGGCGTGGCCACCGTCAGCAAGCCCTCCCCGCAGCCCCGGGGCCCTGACCACTGACAGACACACGACACGCTGCCCCCAGCCCCGCGCGCTTCTCTCTCCGAGTCGGTACCTTTCCTGCTCTCCTGACTTTCTGCTCATAATCGTGCATTTAGTCACAGAGTTTAAAAAGTaacattctggatattttatgtCTGTCTAGGTCTTCGGTTTTTCTGAAAGAgatctcttttccattttagcgCTTTATGTTTCCGGGGTAGCCATGTTCTCTATTTCATCCAAAAAGGATTTTaggtggttttattttaaagggtttttcctggactcccctggtggtccagcggttaagactccgcgcttccaccgccgggggcacgggttcaatccctggtgcgGGGATCCCGCACACCACTTGGGcatgccccacccccaaaaaagcgGGGGAGATTCCTGCCACTCAGCATGTGGACTCATTCAGATAAACCTCAATGTGTGTTCAGAAATCTAAGTTAATAGTTCTCCAAACGCCAGCAACACTAAAGGGTATTTATTTTCACCACTGTGGGATGCCCCTCTGGAGTCAGAGAGTTCAGCGGAAATCTGGAATCTAACCTTTCTACGGCGTTCTTTGTCTGGGGACCGTTTCCTGATAATGATATAGAAAGAAAGTAGGACTACAtccaactaaaaagcttctgcacagcaaaggaagcagtcaacaaaatgaaaagacagccaacagaatgggagaaaacattggCGGACCATCTACCTGATGAGggataaatatccaaaatatataaagaactcacacaactcaatagaaaaaaaaaactaaaagattcagaaatgggcaaaagacttgaataaacatttttccaaagaacacctacaaatggccaacaggtaggtacctgaaaagatgctcaacatcactaatcatcagggaaatgcaaatcaaaaccacagtaaggtatcaccttacacctgtcagcaTGGTTGCCATCAAAGAAAAGAAGTAAGCGTTGATGAGAATattgagaaaagggaagccttgtgcacggttggtgggaatgtaaactggtacagccaccgtgggaaacagtatgaaggttcctcaaaaaatcaaaaatagatttaccatacaatctggcaattccacttctaggtacacatctgaaggaaacaaaatcactatctcgCAGATGtatctgcacccctatgttcaatgCAGCGTTACCGACAACAgtcaagatacggaaacaacctaagtgtccactgatagacgaatggataaagaagatgtgacacacgctcacgcacacacacacgtgcatatacaTACTACGGACTATTAATCatcaaaagaaggaaaccctgccatctgtgacaacacggatgaacctagaggacacTGGGCTcagtgaaagaaagcagagaaagacaaatactgtatgatctcacccacatgtggaatctaaaaaaaaaaaacaaacagaaacagagagcagggaatttccctggcggtccagtggttaggactctgcgctcactgccggggccctgggtttgatccctggtcagggaactaagatcctgcaagccgtgtggtgtgagaaggagagagagagcgggggggagagagagggagggagggagtgaggaaggaagaaagaaagaaagaaaaagaaatggagagcagaccagtagttgccaggggctggaatgTGAGGCTGGGGAAGACTTTGGTCTCCTACAAAGTCCAGCAGCAGGGAAGTAACTCAGTCCTGTAGTAGCACCCCCCATGGGCCGCTCACTAAGTGGTCAGGAAAGTAATGCAGACTTTGTAGTATCTGTGAAAACTCTAAACGCATGCACCCAAGCAGATGTAGTTTAATGCGgccatgaaaaatataatttaaatggcCATCAACAGGGGATGGTTTAAATTAATTAAGGTGCGCCCTTACAACAGATGATTCAGCCATTCAAATAAGTTAACTCCATATGGAAGAAGGCTGACTAATGCAAAAGACTCAGTAGTTTAAGAGACACCTGGGCCAACACCGAGCGCACTAATGTTCGCGTTGTAGGGGccccagaagagagagagaggcagagagcttGTATTTCAAGCTAAGCTGGAAATTTGCCTAGCCTgcgaaaggaaacagacatccaagcccaggaagcagagaggcccaaacaagatgaacccaaagagatccacagcaagacacactgtaattaaaatggaaaaattaaagagaaaatcttaaaagcagcaagggaaaagcaactagttTCTCACAGGGGAACTCTCATAAGACTGTCAGCTGACTTTTCTGCACGCCAGAAAGGAGCAACATCATATACTCAAAGTGatgaaaaaacctacaaccaagaatactctacccagcaaggctatcattcagatctgaagaagagagaaagaattttacagacaagcaacagaGAACCCCTAAACCAGCATTACATGACacgttaaagggacttctctaagaggaaaagaaaagtccacaactagaaatatgaaaattttgagaggaaaaatctcattggtaaaggcaaacattcAGTAAAGATAGAgtaaccacttataaagctagtaggaaggttaaaagacaaaaatactataaatcatctatatccacaataagtagttaagtgacacacaaacaaaaagatgtaaaacatgatgtaaaaaaacattaaacatgggAGGTGGGTAAAAATGCGAGCTTGTTAGCATGTGTTCAAACTGAGATCGTCCACTAAAATAACCTCATATATacgtgggatgcagcaaaagcagtcctaaaaGGGAAGTATTTAGTAATATaagaaaaacctcagaaaaatctccaataaacaacctaactttacaccttaaggcactagaagaagaacaaacaaaacccaaagttaatagaaggaaagaaatcataaaggtaagagcagaaataaatgaaataaagactgaaaaatatacggaagatcaatgaaactaagagctgtttctttgaaaagataaaatcaataaacctttagctagacgcatcaaaaaaaaaagagagagagagagagagaaagggcccaaatcaataaaatcagagtCTTGGaacagggaggggggaagaggccGAGGCCCCCAGGAGCCAACACAGGAGGCGACAGGTCAGGAAACACCGCCTCGCGCTTTTAGACAAGGAAGAGCCGTTTAACCCAGAAGCAGGAGAAGCCCGTCCACAGGGCCCCGGGGACACAGGGCCCCGGGGACACAGGGCCCCGGGGAGGGGGGGTCTCCTGATGCACATCGGCCTCCGTGACACGTCAGCAAACTGGCGGGCACACAGGAAACACGACGAGCGCGTTACCTTAATTGTGATGTAGTTCTTCAGTGATTTGGACATCTTCTCTTCTTTGCCCTTCACGTGCAAATGccctgaaacaaaaacaaagtcactCCTTCCGTACCCCCAGAGGGAGGGTGAAGGAGGGCGCGTCTCCAAAGGCGCCTGGACTCCGGCAGCCCTGACCCGTCACGCAGCCCTGCGTGGATGCCCACACAGGCCCCCCAGATCGGCCCCGCGCTCAGCCCGCCGGGAAGGGGGGCCCACGTCCATCCCGGGCCAGGGCATCACACTGCGGGGAcggcccctccctctcctgtggCTCACCAACACAGGGGACCTGACTCAGCGCCCGAGGAGAGGACACATCTTTGCTTCCACAAAGCGTGCGGGTCTCCGGGCAACACTGCGTTTCCGTAGCTCGTTTTCAGACATATCCCAGCCTCAGCATCGTTTCACCCCCGTGTGTGAAAGACGGGGGGACCCGAACCCCCTCAGGACTCCCCCAGCTGAGCCTGGACCTCCTCCCGGACCGCATCTGTACGAGGTTCACTTCCAAAGGAGCTGTGATTTCCCAGCAGAAGATTCTTCCACTTTTTCTGACACAACTTTAAGCACCACCTTTTTTCAAGCCAACTTTTCCAAGAACTGGTTACAGCGTGGCTTCCAAAAAGCTATGTAACCTTGAATATGTcaacctgtgcagcctgccataTACATCAAGTAcaactgaagttttaaaaaactgacaacaTCCGGAAAACGAAACTCATCTGACTGCTGAACTCTACTTCCATCCATTTACTTCAGGAAAAGGCATCGATTCTCCAGGGTGTCAGGAGACACAGCTGTTCCTCCAGGACAGGGTGAAGCTGGGAC
This Physeter macrocephalus isolate SW-GA chromosome 13, ASM283717v5, whole genome shotgun sequence DNA region includes the following protein-coding sequences:
- the CARS2 gene encoding probable cysteine--tRNA ligase, mitochondrial isoform X1 — its product is MSLVFGSRLDIHSGGIDLAFPHHENEIAQCEAFHQCQQWGNYFLHSGHLHVKGKEEKMSKSLKNYITIKDFLSTASPDVFRLFCLRSSYRSAMDYSDGAMLEARRLLRAVAAFVEDARAYMRGQLAGGPVQEDVLWERLGRTKGAVQAALADDFNTPGAVDAVTDLAHHGNRQLKAAAKAAGGPRSPAVFGAVVSYVEQFFETVGISLAERQCVSGAGGPAALHSVVEELVRFRRKVRQFALATGEAPGEARRQLLERRPLLEACDALRRDLAAHGVSIKDRGGVSTWELLDPRTEDPRPGS